One Streptomyces sp. L2 genomic window carries:
- a CDS encoding alpha/beta hydrolase-fold protein produces MPKTSSRRPVVRRALGSTLLAAATLLAAALPATAATAAAQHGGPALSHRSSGCGENPGQGAGTSADHTLVSGGIERRYRVHLPADYRRNRPLPVVLAFHGQGRTSAYMEELTGFDAVDAIAVYPQGAPGTEKGKPSWQGAPYSAPGVDDVRFTGDLITALERNLCVDETRVHAAGKSNGGGFTALLACRMPGRIASFSIASGAFYPQSGPCEPTAPAPVLDFHGLADTTIPYDGNPAKGLPAVPDWLAGRAALAGCAPTSRDRDRGDGVTVRTWRHCDGRGALVHYRVAGLAHDWPSTSPNPDSDQPAVLDATPVMWQFMRHHPLRSRAGS; encoded by the coding sequence GTGCCGAAGACGTCATCGCGCCGTCCGGTCGTCCGCCGCGCCCTGGGTTCCACCCTTCTCGCCGCGGCCACGCTGCTCGCGGCGGCCCTGCCGGCGACGGCGGCCACCGCGGCCGCCCAGCACGGCGGTCCCGCCCTGTCGCACCGCTCGTCCGGCTGCGGCGAGAACCCCGGCCAGGGGGCCGGCACCTCCGCCGACCACACCCTGGTCTCCGGCGGCATCGAGCGCCGGTACCGCGTGCATCTGCCGGCCGACTACCGCCGTAACCGCCCGCTGCCCGTCGTCCTCGCCTTCCACGGCCAGGGCCGCACCTCCGCCTACATGGAGGAGCTGACCGGCTTCGACGCGGTCGACGCCATCGCCGTGTACCCGCAGGGCGCCCCCGGCACAGAGAAGGGCAAGCCGTCCTGGCAGGGCGCGCCGTACTCGGCGCCCGGCGTGGACGACGTGCGCTTCACCGGCGACCTGATCACCGCCCTGGAGCGGAACCTGTGCGTGGACGAGACCCGGGTGCACGCCGCGGGCAAGTCCAACGGCGGCGGCTTCACCGCGCTGCTCGCCTGCCGGATGCCCGGACGCATCGCCTCGTTCAGCATCGCCTCCGGTGCCTTCTATCCGCAGTCCGGACCGTGCGAACCCACCGCCCCCGCACCCGTGCTGGACTTCCACGGCCTCGCCGACACCACCATCCCGTACGACGGGAACCCCGCGAAGGGGCTGCCGGCCGTGCCGGACTGGCTGGCCGGCCGGGCCGCGCTCGCCGGGTGCGCGCCCACGTCGCGGGACAGGGACCGCGGTGACGGCGTGACCGTGCGCACCTGGCGGCACTGCGACGGCCGCGGCGCCCTCGTCCACTACCGCGTCGCCGGCCTGGCCCACGACTGGCCGAGCACCAGCCCCAACCCCGACTCCGACCAGCCGGCCGTGCTCGACGCCACCCCGGTCATGTGGCAGTTCATGCGCCACCACCCGTTGCGGTCGCGCGCCGGAAGCTGA
- the fxlM gene encoding methyltransferase, FxLD system, whose amino-acid sequence MPPDRWQQHNIIFVNREMARRAIAERLGPTLIEAEADGQLTGWWFMNKQPWPLRYLADKPSPAIESLLSDLIGDGVAVSCLPCVYEPETDTFGGPEAMDAAHELFHSDSRHLLTYRPSPMHLGRRETAVLLASVMMRGAGLDWFEQADVWAKVAALRPATSPQPPERAAELATAMRKLMTADAHNLCRPGGPLHAHEEWVTAFERAGATLADLAGRGALTRGLRAVLAHHVIFHANRAGLLRDDQSALSHIARKVVMGTSDNTASPTEATADIDSVSAVNTDTITTPTADAERLRNALVDQLRADGHARTPAVETALRTVPRHVFVPEASLEDAYANAPVHIKYDTDGTSISCASQPGVVALLLDQLDAQPGERILELGAGTGYNAGLLAHLVGASGHVTTLDVDNDLVEGARAHLAAAGITNVEAVTRDGAIGYAEAAPYDRIIATVGAHGVPHAWLQQLAPGGRLLVPQRLKGTVSRSIAYEQRDGRWVSLGSEMNTFMPLRRGIADDDRRVIPLSTDGAVRLQVPAGLSIDADALAGVLDQPRTEEWTGMTVRAMESPEWMELFVTCSLPSGLIRMLFPPSAKGTLLTEDPYPSSTAIVGKGAVTYLARRLSKEKTLEGDKLWEFGVIGHGPGSDELAAKVADAIRTWDRDYRDREATFAIQPLDAPEIERRPGLFALDTPLNRIVVDWR is encoded by the coding sequence ATGCCTCCCGACCGCTGGCAGCAGCACAACATCATCTTCGTCAACCGCGAGATGGCCCGGCGCGCCATCGCCGAACGCCTCGGCCCCACCCTGATCGAGGCCGAGGCCGACGGGCAGCTCACCGGCTGGTGGTTCATGAACAAGCAGCCCTGGCCGCTGCGTTACCTCGCCGACAAGCCCTCACCCGCCATTGAGTCACTCCTGAGCGATCTCATCGGCGACGGCGTGGCCGTGTCGTGCCTGCCCTGCGTCTACGAGCCCGAAACCGACACCTTCGGCGGCCCGGAGGCCATGGACGCAGCCCACGAACTGTTCCACAGCGACTCCCGCCACCTGCTCACCTACCGGCCAAGCCCGATGCACCTGGGACGCCGGGAGACCGCCGTCCTGCTGGCGAGCGTCATGATGCGCGGTGCTGGACTCGACTGGTTCGAACAGGCCGACGTATGGGCGAAGGTAGCGGCCCTCCGACCGGCCACCTCTCCACAACCACCCGAACGAGCCGCCGAACTGGCTACGGCCATGCGCAAGCTCATGACCGCCGACGCCCACAACCTCTGCCGCCCGGGTGGCCCACTCCACGCTCACGAGGAATGGGTGACCGCCTTCGAAAGGGCCGGTGCCACGCTCGCAGACCTCGCAGGCCGCGGCGCCCTCACACGCGGCCTGCGAGCTGTCCTCGCCCACCACGTGATCTTCCACGCCAACCGCGCCGGTCTCCTCCGGGACGACCAGAGCGCCCTGTCCCACATCGCACGAAAGGTAGTCATGGGAACGAGTGACAACACCGCGTCGCCCACCGAGGCAACGGCCGACATCGATAGCGTCAGCGCGGTGAACACCGACACGATCACCACCCCCACGGCGGACGCCGAGCGCCTCCGCAACGCCCTGGTCGACCAACTCCGCGCGGACGGACACGCCCGCACGCCCGCCGTCGAGACCGCGTTGCGGACCGTGCCCCGCCACGTGTTCGTGCCCGAAGCGTCCCTCGAAGACGCCTACGCCAACGCACCCGTGCACATCAAGTACGACACCGACGGCACCTCGATCTCCTGCGCCTCCCAGCCCGGCGTCGTCGCCCTCCTGCTGGACCAGCTCGACGCCCAGCCCGGCGAGCGCATCCTCGAACTCGGCGCCGGCACCGGCTACAACGCCGGTCTGCTCGCCCACCTCGTCGGCGCGAGCGGACACGTGACTACCCTAGACGTCGACAACGACCTCGTGGAAGGCGCCCGTGCGCACCTCGCCGCCGCCGGGATCACCAACGTCGAGGCCGTGACCCGCGACGGAGCCATCGGCTACGCCGAAGCAGCGCCGTACGACCGGATCATCGCCACTGTGGGCGCGCACGGCGTGCCGCATGCCTGGCTGCAGCAGCTCGCCCCCGGCGGTCGGCTTCTCGTCCCGCAGCGCCTCAAGGGCACGGTGTCCCGATCCATCGCCTACGAGCAGCGTGACGGGCGGTGGGTGTCCCTCGGCAGCGAGATGAACACCTTCATGCCGCTTCGACGGGGCATCGCCGACGACGACCGCCGAGTGATCCCGCTCAGTACGGACGGCGCCGTACGACTCCAGGTCCCCGCCGGGCTCAGCATCGATGCCGATGCCCTCGCAGGTGTACTCGACCAGCCGCGCACCGAGGAGTGGACCGGCATGACGGTCCGCGCCATGGAGTCGCCGGAGTGGATGGAACTGTTCGTCACCTGCTCCCTGCCCTCCGGTCTTATCCGGATGCTGTTCCCCCCGAGCGCCAAGGGCACGCTGCTCACCGAGGACCCCTATCCCTCGTCGACCGCGATCGTTGGCAAGGGCGCCGTCACCTACCTTGCCCGGCGCCTGTCGAAGGAGAAGACCCTTGAGGGCGACAAGCTCTGGGAGTTCGGCGTCATCGGCCACGGCCCCGGAAGCGACGAGCTGGCCGCGAAGGTCGCCGACGCCATCCGCACCTGGGACCGCGACTACCGCGACCGTGAGGCCACGTTCGCAATCCAGCCCCTCGACGCCCCCGAGATCGAGCGGCGCCCCGGTCTCTTCGCCCTCGACACGCCGCTGAACCGCATCGTCGTCGACTGGCGATAG
- a CDS encoding M4 family metallopeptidase — MYIRRAARLLTVTLACVSASAIALPAATAAPAPAPHAHPHTQPAPAAGPDAFAKATFTTHPSAAVRDRVVDHARKALADHSHAAHQAAGDTFSVRNMVVDHDGSASVRFDRTYKGLPTYGGDVVVHLRKDGTYDSLATGSRTTGAVSTKPSLPASRAVKAAEGAFHGHIESVSGSHLAVQMNGTRAALVWETVVSGVRPDQTPSRLHVLVDAHSGKVVRTSDDIDTFVPEGTGHADGPATTAAKAATNAVTPSVAANGQSLYSGRVSLDVTQSGGGYAMQDPAHGNGYTTNLNHATSGTGSVFTSSTGTFGNGSTSDPASAGVDAHYGAAMTFDYYKNVQGRNGIFGDGRGVPSRTHYGNAYVNAFWDGSQMTYGDGQGNARPLVELDVAGHEMSHGVSGALTGWDETGETGGMNEGTSDIFGTMVEFYADNPVDTPDYTMGELINISGDGRPLRYMYNPSLDGSSPNCWNSGNGSLDPHYSMGPLNHWFFLLAVGSGNHGYGNSPTCDNSTVNGIGNDKAAKIWYKALASYANSSENYHQARIDSLRAAADLYGAHCTEYNTVNAAWAAVSVTGNDPVPGTCGTQPGGSPTVTSPGNQTSAVGTAVSLQIQASDPGGETLGYSATGLPAGLSISSSTGRITGTPTTQGTSSVTVTAKNTDGATGTASFTWTVNGSGTPPQGCGNLPAWSASTAYVPGDEVSYDGHKWSSTWYSTGAEPDAPGSWAVWSDEGAC; from the coding sequence ATGTACATACGAAGAGCCGCGAGACTCCTGACAGTCACCCTGGCCTGCGTATCCGCATCCGCCATCGCCCTGCCCGCCGCCACAGCGGCCCCGGCCCCGGCACCGCACGCCCACCCGCACACCCAGCCCGCCCCGGCGGCCGGCCCCGACGCCTTCGCCAAGGCCACCTTCACCACCCACCCGTCGGCCGCCGTCCGCGACCGGGTCGTGGACCACGCGAGGAAGGCACTCGCCGACCACTCCCACGCCGCCCACCAGGCGGCCGGCGACACCTTCTCCGTGCGCAACATGGTCGTCGACCACGACGGCTCCGCCTCCGTCCGCTTCGACCGGACGTACAAGGGCCTGCCGACCTACGGCGGTGACGTCGTCGTGCACCTCAGGAAGGACGGCACGTACGACTCGCTCGCCACCGGCTCCCGGACGACCGGGGCCGTCTCCACCAAGCCCTCACTCCCCGCCTCCCGCGCCGTAAAGGCCGCCGAGGGCGCCTTCCACGGGCACATCGAGTCCGTCTCGGGCTCGCACCTCGCCGTCCAGATGAACGGCACCCGTGCCGCCCTGGTCTGGGAGACCGTCGTCAGCGGCGTACGCCCCGACCAGACGCCCAGCAGGCTGCACGTCCTCGTGGACGCCCACAGCGGCAAGGTCGTCCGGACCAGCGACGACATCGACACCTTCGTACCGGAGGGGACCGGGCACGCCGATGGCCCGGCCACCACCGCCGCGAAGGCCGCCACCAACGCCGTCACCCCGTCCGTCGCCGCCAACGGACAGTCCCTCTACAGCGGCCGGGTCTCCCTCGACGTCACCCAGTCCGGCGGCGGCTACGCCATGCAGGACCCCGCGCACGGCAACGGCTACACCACCAACCTCAACCACGCCACCAGCGGCACCGGTTCCGTGTTCACCAGCTCCACCGGCACCTTCGGCAACGGCTCCACCAGCGACCCCGCGTCCGCCGGAGTCGACGCCCACTACGGCGCCGCCATGACGTTCGACTACTACAAGAACGTCCAGGGCCGCAACGGCATCTTCGGCGACGGCCGGGGCGTGCCCTCCCGCACCCACTACGGCAACGCCTACGTCAACGCCTTCTGGGACGGCTCCCAGATGACCTACGGCGACGGCCAGGGCAACGCCCGCCCGCTCGTCGAACTCGACGTCGCCGGGCACGAGATGAGCCACGGCGTCAGCGGCGCCCTCACCGGCTGGGACGAGACCGGCGAGACCGGCGGCATGAACGAGGGCACCAGCGACATCTTCGGCACCATGGTCGAGTTCTACGCCGACAACCCGGTCGACACCCCCGACTACACCATGGGCGAACTCATCAACATCAGCGGCGACGGCCGCCCGCTGCGCTACATGTACAACCCCTCCCTGGACGGCAGTTCGCCCAACTGCTGGAACAGCGGCAACGGCAGCCTCGACCCGCACTACTCGATGGGCCCCCTGAACCACTGGTTCTTCCTGCTGGCCGTCGGCAGCGGCAACCACGGCTACGGCAACAGCCCGACCTGTGACAACTCCACCGTCAACGGCATCGGCAACGACAAGGCCGCCAAGATCTGGTACAAGGCCCTCGCGTCCTACGCCAACAGCAGCGAGAACTACCACCAGGCCCGCATCGACTCGCTGCGCGCCGCCGCCGACCTCTACGGCGCGCACTGCACCGAGTACAACACGGTGAACGCCGCCTGGGCGGCCGTCAGCGTCACCGGCAACGACCCGGTCCCCGGTACCTGCGGCACCCAGCCCGGCGGCTCCCCGACGGTGACCAGCCCCGGCAACCAGACCTCCGCCGTCGGCACCGCCGTCTCCCTGCAGATCCAGGCGAGCGACCCCGGCGGCGAGACGCTGGGCTACAGCGCGACCGGCCTGCCCGCCGGGCTGTCCATCAGCTCCTCCACCGGCCGGATCACGGGCACCCCGACCACTCAGGGCACCTCGTCCGTGACCGTCACCGCGAAGAACACCGACGGCGCCACCGGCACGGCCTCCTTCACCTGGACCGTCAACGGCAGCGGCACCCCGCCCCAGGGCTGCGGCAACCTGCCGGCCTGGAGCGCGAGCACCGCGTACGTGCCCGGTGACGAGGTGTCGTACGACGGCCACAAGTGGTCCTCCACCTGGTACTCCACCGGAGCCGAACCGGACGCGCCCGGCTCCTGGGCCGTCTGGAGCGACGAGGGGGCCTGCTGA
- a CDS encoding lanthionine synthetase C family protein, which translates to MTAHPALGLVDAIAAQLDDPETMPLDFRTLYRQHLAYGPPGIALLHIELAALGLGPWQRAHDWLAAASRQPLTSGPDSYPFYGVPAFAHALSCAADHVPGSYHRALDAMDAQIAVDVERRLDAAHRRIDAGRLPQLVEFDAIRGLTGYGAYLLRRDPGSSTTRVVLDYCVRLTEPITHHGETLPGWWAETGPSGTSDDRFPGGHANTGVAHGIGGVLALLALAARNGAVTDGHHAALRTIRAWLDRWKQKADGGPVWPYWVTQAELRRGSLGSPAPRRPSWCYGTAGLARAQQLTALALGDTRRQIDAENALVAALTDPEQLKATTDNGLCHGFAGLAHAAARTADDAHPSTAGRLRAAIPALLTAVIPPGNDPELMATALLSDEQTGPGLLDGAAGIALALLAPSTTAPPRSAWDACLLLA; encoded by the coding sequence ATGACCGCCCACCCTGCGCTCGGCCTGGTCGACGCCATCGCGGCCCAGCTCGACGACCCCGAGACCATGCCCCTCGACTTCAGAACGCTGTACCGGCAGCACCTTGCGTACGGTCCTCCTGGAATCGCGCTCCTGCACATCGAGCTGGCTGCGCTCGGCCTCGGCCCGTGGCAGCGCGCCCACGACTGGCTCGCCGCCGCCTCCCGGCAGCCGCTCACCAGCGGCCCGGACAGCTACCCGTTCTACGGAGTGCCGGCGTTCGCCCACGCCCTGTCCTGTGCGGCCGACCACGTTCCCGGCTCCTACCACCGTGCCCTCGACGCGATGGACGCCCAGATCGCGGTCGACGTCGAGCGCCGTCTCGACGCCGCACACCGCCGCATCGACGCCGGACGCCTGCCGCAGCTTGTGGAGTTCGACGCCATTCGGGGCCTCACCGGATACGGCGCCTACCTCCTGCGCCGAGACCCCGGCAGTTCCACGACGCGCGTCGTTCTCGACTACTGCGTGCGCCTCACCGAACCGATCACCCACCACGGCGAGACCCTGCCGGGCTGGTGGGCGGAGACCGGTCCCTCGGGCACCTCGGACGACCGATTCCCCGGCGGCCACGCCAACACCGGTGTGGCCCACGGTATCGGCGGCGTCCTCGCGCTCTTGGCCCTTGCCGCTCGGAACGGGGCCGTCACCGATGGGCACCATGCCGCACTGCGCACCATCCGGGCCTGGCTGGACCGCTGGAAGCAGAAGGCCGACGGCGGTCCGGTCTGGCCCTACTGGGTCACTCAGGCAGAGCTGCGCAGGGGGAGTCTCGGCTCGCCAGCGCCCAGACGGCCGTCCTGGTGCTACGGCACCGCCGGCCTCGCCCGCGCCCAGCAACTCACCGCGCTTGCCCTCGGCGACACCCGCCGCCAGATCGACGCGGAGAATGCGCTTGTGGCCGCCCTCACCGACCCGGAGCAGCTGAAGGCCACGACGGACAACGGCCTCTGCCACGGATTCGCCGGCCTCGCCCACGCTGCCGCGCGTACGGCCGACGACGCCCACCCCTCGACCGCGGGAAGACTCCGCGCCGCCATCCCGGCACTCCTGACTGCGGTCATCCCGCCGGGCAACGACCCCGAACTCATGGCCACGGCGCTCCTAAGCGACGAACAAACCGGCCCGGGCCTCCTCGACGGCGCCGCCGGCATAGCCCTGGCCCTCCTCGCGCCCAGCACCACCGCACCTCCCCGGTCCGCCTGGGACGCATGCCTCCTCCTCGCTTGA
- a CDS encoding glutathionylspermidine synthase family protein codes for MERRTITPRPGWQQTVEEQGLVYPLTRHPDGTLRPYWDESAYYVFSLPEVEALEETVEELHAMCLAAAGHLVAEDRLADLGITDPRVAAAVTEAWHRRAELPSLYGRFDLRYDGTGPAKLLEYNADTPTSLVEAASPQWFWMEDRFPGSDQWNSLHERLVDAWRAQAALLPPGSPLHFAHSSADELGEDLMTVGYLKETAEQAGLDTDWLSMEEIGWDSLSGRFVDNRLRFIRALFKLYPWEWLTTDAFAGHVLDTLDNGGGTGSTLWIEPAWKMLLSNKALLAVLWELYPGHPNLLPAYLDGPRELARTTGYVAKPLLGREGAGITVHQPGAPVVVREEACCYQQLAPLPAFDGSHVVLGAWVVGHESAGLGIRESSGLVTDEYARFLPHVIL; via the coding sequence ATGGAACGCCGTACGATCACCCCCCGCCCCGGCTGGCAGCAGACCGTCGAGGAGCAGGGGCTCGTCTACCCGCTGACCCGCCACCCCGACGGCACCCTGCGCCCGTACTGGGACGAGAGCGCCTACTACGTCTTCTCGCTCCCCGAGGTCGAGGCGCTGGAGGAGACCGTCGAGGAACTGCACGCCATGTGCCTCGCGGCGGCCGGCCACCTCGTCGCCGAGGACCGCCTCGCCGACCTCGGCATCACCGACCCGCGGGTGGCGGCCGCGGTCACCGAGGCCTGGCACCGCCGTGCCGAACTGCCGTCCCTGTACGGCCGTTTCGACCTCCGCTACGACGGCACCGGCCCGGCGAAGCTCCTGGAGTACAACGCCGACACCCCCACCTCCCTGGTCGAGGCGGCCTCCCCGCAGTGGTTCTGGATGGAGGACCGCTTCCCCGGCTCCGACCAGTGGAACTCCCTGCACGAGCGCCTCGTCGACGCCTGGCGCGCGCAGGCCGCGCTGCTCCCGCCCGGCAGCCCGCTGCACTTCGCGCACTCCTCGGCCGACGAACTCGGCGAGGACCTGATGACGGTCGGCTATCTGAAGGAGACCGCCGAACAGGCCGGCCTCGACACCGACTGGCTCTCCATGGAGGAGATCGGCTGGGACAGCCTCTCCGGCCGCTTCGTCGACAACCGGCTGCGGTTCATACGGGCGCTGTTCAAGCTATACCCGTGGGAGTGGCTCACCACCGACGCGTTCGCCGGCCACGTCCTGGACACCCTGGACAACGGCGGCGGCACCGGCAGCACCCTGTGGATCGAGCCCGCCTGGAAGATGCTGCTGAGCAACAAGGCCCTGCTGGCCGTCCTCTGGGAGCTGTACCCCGGCCACCCGAACCTCCTCCCCGCCTACCTCGACGGCCCCCGCGAACTCGCCCGGACCACCGGCTACGTCGCCAAGCCGCTGCTCGGCCGGGAGGGCGCCGGGATCACCGTGCACCAGCCCGGCGCACCCGTCGTCGTACGCGAAGAAGCCTGCTGCTACCAGCAGTTGGCGCCGCTGCCCGCCTTCGACGGCAGCCACGTCGTGCTCGGCGCCTGGGTCGTCGGGCACGAGTCCGCGGGCCTCGGCATCCGCGAGTCCAGCGGTCTGGTCACCGACGAGTACGCCCGTTTCCTGCCCCACGTGATCCTGTAG
- a CDS encoding LuxR family transcriptional regulator encodes MTEPSTLPAQRAERPAPPVVGHGALHDTARAHLAGHGGVLLTGPPGIGRTTLVSRLAADLAARGHRVLRCSPSPADHDTPFLGLIDLLAPVGDDTLAGLAPHERAVLESALLRSTPPSTPASGPTPAAGPTPAPAPTPAPAPAPSLAVDPNLAVEPTLGLAPRPEPTPATAPAPAPTPAAGRGALVLRIAVRKTLALLAADHPVLLVVDDAQWLDPPTAGVLRFLAAHGGPGPGPAVLAALRTGVPADEAPYAPRTGVPGHEGPYAGSVHPQDLCPHPVRRVPVPPLTAHEIADLLEAHDQPTWPRPLIARLHQASGGNPRTALELGAALDERVRTEGAEPPHAEEPLPVPDSLRRPILDRVAALPAGARQTLLTAAAAARPTVDLLRRAGCRHAPADVDTCVRRGLLQTGDHGVLRFPDPLTPLVLHADTPYDDLMGAHRALADAATDPVERAHHLARLTAGPDPAVAARLADAATAARRRGAPGTAARLGRLAADHTPVGDSHADTDRRLTAAEDGLDAGDFDFARHLAHEVLGDADRPADRVRAWNIVIDSCGQAMAEISTVFHEAVRDAGRDPALLAPLHYRMSWREWMVGGSAARAHGHAVRAAALAARTGDRRTELMALTQQAALELFLGLPEAETTLAAALSAPHDAHAMAHHNGPLYLKHRFHLVHDELDEARAELRTLVYRLRQRGSADSLSHCLLGLAQVEIWRGRCRPALTIARQSLRIAEQAGLSQGPSWYGVSLAETAGGTLGQALAAAEAARRHSEDDDDRLFLPRALHAEGRIRLFGGQAHQAAELLRRAAELETAQGQQDPATRRWHADLAEALAGSGATDEAEAVIARARGQAERLGRPGVLATLARAAAVVSEARGEPGRAATGFEDAAARLRTAGYPLEEARARVALGRVRRRLGDEVAAHAAFAEALRIFTKAGARTWIALTRAERDRAGDDPLRLPETGSGSWSEGLSATERSVAARVAQGATNREIATGLMLSVKTVEAALTRAYRKLGVKSRVELTRTLMTRPTG; translated from the coding sequence ATGACCGAGCCGTCCACGCTGCCGGCGCAGCGCGCCGAGCGTCCCGCACCGCCCGTCGTCGGACACGGCGCCCTGCACGACACCGCGCGCGCCCACCTGGCCGGCCACGGCGGAGTCCTCCTCACCGGGCCGCCCGGCATCGGCAGGACCACCCTCGTCTCCCGGCTCGCCGCCGACCTCGCCGCCCGCGGCCACCGTGTCCTGCGCTGCTCACCCTCCCCGGCCGACCACGACACCCCCTTCCTCGGCCTCATCGACCTGCTCGCCCCCGTCGGCGACGACACCCTCGCCGGTCTCGCCCCGCACGAGCGAGCGGTACTCGAATCGGCCCTGCTCCGCAGCACTCCACCATCGACCCCGGCCTCCGGTCCGACTCCGGCCGCGGGCCCGACTCCGGCCCCGGCCCCGACCCCGGCCCCGGCCCCGGCCCCGAGCCTGGCCGTGGATCCGAACCTGGCCGTGGAGCCGACCCTGGGCCTGGCCCCGCGCCCAGAACCGACCCCGGCCACCGCCCCGGCCCCGGCCCCAACCCCCGCCGCCGGGCGTGGCGCGCTCGTCCTGCGGATAGCCGTCCGCAAGACCCTCGCGCTGCTGGCCGCCGACCACCCGGTCCTGCTCGTCGTCGACGACGCCCAGTGGCTCGACCCGCCCACCGCCGGCGTCCTGCGGTTCCTCGCCGCGCACGGCGGACCGGGCCCCGGCCCCGCCGTCCTGGCCGCACTGCGCACCGGCGTCCCCGCAGACGAGGCGCCGTACGCGCCACGCACCGGCGTGCCCGGGCACGAGGGCCCGTACGCCGGCTCCGTCCACCCCCAGGACCTGTGCCCGCACCCCGTCCGCCGCGTGCCCGTGCCCCCGCTGACCGCCCACGAGATCGCCGACCTCCTCGAAGCCCACGACCAGCCCACCTGGCCCCGGCCCCTGATCGCCCGCCTGCACCAGGCGAGCGGCGGCAACCCGCGCACCGCGCTGGAACTCGGCGCAGCGCTCGACGAACGCGTCCGCACCGAGGGCGCCGAGCCGCCCCACGCCGAGGAACCCCTCCCCGTACCCGACTCCCTGCGGCGCCCCATTCTCGACCGCGTCGCCGCCCTCCCCGCCGGCGCGCGCCAGACCCTGCTCACCGCCGCGGCCGCCGCCCGCCCCACCGTCGACCTGCTGCGCCGGGCCGGCTGTCGGCACGCCCCGGCCGACGTCGACACCTGCGTACGACGCGGACTGCTGCAGACCGGCGACCACGGCGTCCTGCGGTTCCCGGACCCGCTCACCCCGCTGGTCCTGCACGCCGACACGCCCTACGACGACCTCATGGGCGCCCACCGCGCACTGGCCGACGCCGCCACCGACCCCGTCGAACGCGCCCACCACCTCGCCCGGCTCACCGCCGGCCCGGACCCCGCCGTGGCGGCCCGCCTCGCCGACGCCGCCACCGCCGCACGGCGCCGCGGCGCCCCCGGCACCGCAGCCCGCCTCGGGCGGCTCGCCGCCGACCACACACCCGTCGGCGACAGCCACGCCGACACCGACCGCCGGCTCACCGCCGCCGAGGACGGACTCGACGCCGGGGACTTCGACTTCGCCCGCCACCTCGCCCACGAGGTCCTCGGCGACGCCGACCGGCCCGCCGACCGGGTCCGCGCCTGGAACATCGTCATCGACTCCTGCGGCCAGGCCATGGCCGAGATCTCCACCGTCTTCCACGAGGCCGTCCGCGACGCCGGCCGCGACCCCGCGCTGCTCGCCCCGCTGCACTACCGGATGAGCTGGCGCGAATGGATGGTCGGCGGCTCCGCCGCCCGCGCCCACGGCCACGCCGTACGCGCCGCCGCGCTCGCCGCCCGCACCGGCGACCGCCGTACCGAACTCATGGCACTCACCCAGCAGGCCGCTCTCGAACTCTTCCTCGGCCTGCCCGAGGCCGAGACCACCCTGGCCGCCGCCCTCAGCGCACCGCACGACGCGCACGCCATGGCCCACCACAACGGCCCCCTCTACCTCAAGCACCGCTTCCACCTCGTCCACGACGAACTCGACGAAGCGCGAGCCGAACTCCGCACCCTCGTCTACCGGTTGCGGCAGCGCGGCTCCGCCGACAGCCTCAGCCACTGCCTGCTCGGCCTCGCCCAGGTCGAGATCTGGCGCGGACGCTGCCGCCCCGCCCTCACCATCGCCCGGCAGAGCCTGCGCATCGCCGAACAGGCCGGCCTCAGCCAGGGACCCTCCTGGTACGGCGTCTCCCTCGCCGAGACCGCGGGCGGCACCCTCGGCCAGGCCCTCGCCGCCGCCGAGGCCGCCCGCCGGCACAGCGAGGACGACGACGACCGGCTCTTCCTGCCCCGCGCCCTGCACGCCGAGGGCCGCATCCGGCTGTTCGGCGGACAGGCCCACCAGGCCGCCGAACTGCTCCGCCGGGCAGCCGAGTTGGAGACCGCCCAGGGCCAGCAGGACCCGGCGACCCGGCGCTGGCACGCCGACCTCGCCGAAGCCCTCGCCGGCAGCGGCGCCACCGACGAGGCCGAAGCCGTCATCGCCCGCGCCCGCGGCCAGGCCGAACGGCTCGGCCGCCCCGGCGTCCTCGCCACCCTCGCCCGCGCCGCGGCCGTCGTCAGCGAGGCCCGTGGCGAACCCGGCCGGGCGGCCACGGGGTTCGAGGACGCCGCGGCCCGGCTGCGCACCGCCGGATACCCCCTGGAGGAGGCCCGCGCCCGCGTCGCCCTCGGCAGGGTCCGCCGCCGCCTCGGCGACGAGGTCGCCGCGCACGCGGCCTTCGCCGAGGCGCTGCGCATCTTCACCAAGGCCGGCGCCCGCACCTGGATCGCCTTGACCCGCGCCGAACGTGACCGGGCCGGCGACGACCCGCTCCGCCTCCCCGAGACCGGTTCCGGCTCCTGGTCCGAGGGCCTCAGCGCCACGGAACGCAGCGTCGCCGCCCGCGTCGCCCAGGGCGCCACCAACCGCGAGATCGCCACGGGCCTGATGCTCAGCGTCAAGACCGTCGAGGCGGCCCTCACCCGCGCCTACCGCAAACTCGGCGTCAAGTCCCGCGTCGAACTCACCCGCACCCTCATGACCCGCCCGACCGGCTGA